A single Pseudomonas brassicacearum DNA region contains:
- the lptE gene encoding LPS assembly lipoprotein LptE, whose protein sequence is MIKRNLLVVGLAVLLSACGFQLRGTGTTELAITELDLSARDAYGETVKMLRDTLENSGVKVYTGAPYKLVLTREQQSQRSLSYAGAGRSAEYELNNVLSYEIRGQNDLVLVDDKLQVQKVYLHDGNNITGSDQESSEVRGEMRRDLVQRMMLRLQQLSPAQLEQLQQTADAKAKAEADALEAARKAEAETPQQSPMQIPAE, encoded by the coding sequence ATGATCAAACGTAATCTGCTGGTAGTGGGCCTGGCGGTCCTGTTGAGCGCCTGCGGCTTCCAACTGCGCGGCACCGGCACCACCGAGCTGGCCATCACCGAGCTGGACCTCAGCGCACGGGACGCCTATGGCGAAACCGTCAAGATGCTGCGCGACACCCTGGAAAACAGCGGAGTGAAAGTCTACACCGGCGCCCCGTACAAGCTGGTATTGACCCGTGAACAGCAAAGCCAGCGCAGCCTGAGCTATGCCGGCGCCGGTCGTTCGGCAGAGTACGAACTGAACAACGTACTGAGCTATGAGATCCGCGGCCAGAACGACCTGGTGCTGGTGGACGACAAGCTGCAGGTGCAGAAGGTCTACCTGCACGATGGCAACAACATCACCGGTTCCGACCAGGAGTCGAGCGAAGTGCGTGGCGAAATGCGGCGTGACCTCGTACAGCGCATGATGCTGCGCCTGCAACAGCTGAGCCCGGCCCAACTGGAGCAGCTGCAACAGACGGCCGACGCCAAGGCCAAAGCCGAAGCCGATGCGCTGGAAGCGGCACGCAAGGCTGAAGCGGAGACCCCGCAACAGTCGCCAATGCAGATCCCGGCTGAATAA
- a CDS encoding S66 peptidase family protein, whose amino-acid sequence MEATHTLSPHNPVPALPKEGVIAVIAPAGPAPLDTEKAIQWMRARGHELQIFPGVYEKDNYLAGSDETRLNDLHTAFADPEIKTIICLRGGYGTPRLLDRIDFDLLRRNPKPFVGYSDITALHLAISRYAGFVTFHGPLLNADLLGDKQPPTVTSFFSLLRGQLKAGSALNHPAAYPLTTVEPGIAHGRLLGGNLSMIAATMGTPYQIDAEGVILFIEDVNEPLYRIDRLLTQLRLAGTLHQLRGVLVGDVAGVDIEALNRLLKQTFEPLRIPVLSGWRSGHCDPNLTLPMGALVRLDAGEKRLVLEQDVVVSR is encoded by the coding sequence ATGGAAGCCACCCACACCCTAAGCCCACATAACCCCGTCCCGGCACTCCCAAAGGAAGGCGTGATCGCCGTGATCGCCCCCGCCGGCCCCGCCCCCCTGGACACGGAAAAAGCCATCCAATGGATGCGCGCAAGGGGTCATGAGCTGCAAATATTCCCAGGCGTCTACGAAAAGGACAACTACCTGGCCGGCAGCGACGAGACAAGGCTCAACGACCTCCACACCGCCTTCGCCGACCCAGAAATAAAAACCATCATCTGCCTACGCGGCGGCTACGGCACCCCCCGCCTGCTGGATCGCATCGACTTCGACCTCCTACGACGCAACCCCAAACCCTTCGTAGGCTACAGCGACATCACCGCCCTGCACCTGGCCATCAGCCGCTACGCCGGCTTCGTGACCTTTCACGGCCCGCTGCTCAACGCCGATCTGCTGGGCGACAAGCAACCCCCAACCGTCACCTCGTTTTTCAGCCTGCTGCGTGGGCAATTGAAAGCCGGCAGCGCGCTGAACCATCCCGCCGCCTACCCATTGACCACCGTCGAGCCGGGCATCGCCCACGGACGTCTGCTGGGCGGCAACTTGTCGATGATTGCCGCGACCATGGGCACGCCTTATCAAATCGACGCCGAAGGGGTCATCCTGTTCATCGAAGACGTCAACGAACCGCTGTATCGCATCGATCGCCTGCTGACTCAACTGCGATTGGCCGGCACATTGCACCAGCTACGCGGCGTATTGGTTGGGGATGTGGCGGGGGTCGATATCGAAGCATTGAACCGATTGCTCAAGCAGACCTTCGAGCCATTGCGCATCCCGGTGCTGTCCGGCTGGCGCAGCGGGCACTGCGATCCGAACCTCACCTTGCCCATGGGGGCGTTGGTGAGGTTGGATGCGGGGGAGAAGAGGTTGGTGCTGGAGCAGGATGTGGTGGTCAGTCGCTAG
- the leuS gene encoding leucine--tRNA ligase — MHEHYQPREIEAAAQSFWDEQKSFEVSEQPGKETYYCLSMFPYPSGKLHMGHVRNYTIGDVISRYQRMQGKNVLQPMGWDAFGMPAENAAMKNNVAPAKWTYENIAYMKTQLRSLGLAVDWSREVTTCKPDYYRWEQWLFTRLFEKGVIYRKNGTVNWDPVDQTVLANEQVIDGRGWRSGALIEKREIPMYYFKITAYADELLESLDELTGWPEQVKTMQRNWIGKSRGMEVQFPYDVASIGEAGTLKVFTTRPDTLMGATYVAVAAEHPLATLAAQNDPELQAFIAECKGGSVAEADVATQEKKGLPTSLFVEHPLTGEKLPVWVANYVLMHYGDGAVMAVPAHDERDFEFAHKYNLPVKPVVRTSAGDQTPEPWQDAYGEHGELINSGEFNGLDFPGAFDAIEVALIKKNLGASRTQFRLRDWGISRQRYWGCPIPIVHCDTCGDVPVPEDQLPVVLPEDVVPDGAGSPLARMPEFYECNCPKCGAPAKRETDTMDTFVESSWYYARYASPHYEGGLVEKSAADHWLPVDQYIGGIEHAILHLLYARFFHKLMRDEGLVSSNEPFKNLLTQGMVIAETYYRREANGAYTWFNPSDVELERDSKAKVISAKLIADGLPVEIGGTEKMAKSKNNGVDPQSMIDQFGADTCRLFMMFASPPDMSAEWSDSGVEGSHRFLKRVWRLAQAHVTQGLPGKLDIASLNDEHKAIRRSIHLAIKQASHDVGQNHKFNTAIAQVMTLMNVLEKAAQGTEQDRALIHEGLEAVTLLLAPITPHISHELWNQLGHADPVIDARWPVVDETALVQDSLTLVIQVNGKLRGQIEMPAAATREEVEAAARANENVLRFVDGLTIRKVIVVPGKLVNIVAS, encoded by the coding sequence ATGCACGAACACTACCAGCCCCGTGAAATCGAAGCCGCCGCCCAGTCGTTCTGGGACGAGCAAAAGTCCTTTGAAGTCAGTGAACAGCCAGGCAAGGAGACTTACTACTGCCTGTCGATGTTCCCTTACCCCAGCGGCAAGCTACACATGGGGCACGTGCGCAACTACACCATCGGCGACGTGATCTCCCGCTACCAGCGCATGCAAGGCAAGAACGTCCTGCAACCCATGGGTTGGGACGCCTTCGGCATGCCGGCGGAAAACGCCGCGATGAAGAACAACGTGGCCCCCGCCAAGTGGACCTACGAAAACATCGCCTACATGAAGACCCAGCTGCGCAGCCTGGGCCTGGCGGTGGATTGGTCCCGCGAGGTCACCACCTGCAAGCCCGACTACTACCGCTGGGAACAATGGCTGTTCACCCGCCTGTTCGAAAAAGGCGTGATCTACCGCAAGAACGGCACCGTGAACTGGGACCCGGTGGACCAGACCGTACTGGCCAACGAACAAGTGATCGACGGTCGCGGCTGGCGCTCCGGCGCGCTGATCGAAAAGCGCGAGATCCCGATGTACTACTTCAAGATCACCGCCTACGCGGATGAACTCCTGGAGAGTCTCGACGAACTGACTGGCTGGCCCGAGCAGGTCAAGACCATGCAGCGCAACTGGATCGGCAAGTCCCGGGGCATGGAAGTGCAGTTCCCCTACGACGTCGCCTCCATCGGCGAAGCCGGTACCCTGAAAGTCTTCACCACCCGCCCGGACACGCTGATGGGCGCCACGTATGTGGCCGTGGCCGCCGAGCATCCACTGGCGACCCTGGCGGCACAGAACGACCCTGAGCTGCAGGCGTTCATCGCCGAATGCAAGGGCGGCAGCGTCGCCGAAGCCGACGTCGCCACCCAAGAGAAGAAGGGCCTGCCCACTTCATTGTTCGTCGAACACCCGCTTACCGGCGAGAAGCTGCCGGTATGGGTCGCCAACTACGTGCTGATGCACTACGGGGACGGCGCGGTAATGGCAGTCCCTGCCCACGACGAGCGTGATTTCGAATTCGCCCACAAGTACAACCTGCCGGTCAAACCGGTCGTGCGCACCAGCGCCGGCGACCAGACCCCGGAACCTTGGCAGGACGCCTACGGCGAACATGGCGAGCTGATCAACTCCGGTGAGTTCAACGGCCTGGATTTCCCCGGCGCGTTCGATGCCATCGAAGTCGCCCTGATCAAGAAAAACCTCGGCGCCTCGCGCACCCAGTTCCGTCTGCGGGACTGGGGCATCAGCCGCCAGCGTTACTGGGGCTGCCCGATCCCGATCGTGCATTGCGACACCTGCGGTGACGTACCGGTGCCGGAAGATCAGTTGCCCGTGGTCCTGCCCGAAGACGTCGTACCCGACGGCGCCGGTTCGCCCCTGGCGCGCATGCCCGAGTTCTATGAGTGCAACTGCCCGAAATGCGGCGCACCGGCCAAGCGTGAAACCGACACCATGGACACCTTCGTCGAGTCCTCGTGGTACTACGCACGCTATGCCTCGCCGCACTATGAAGGCGGCCTGGTGGAAAAATCCGCGGCTGACCACTGGTTGCCGGTGGACCAGTACATCGGTGGTATCGAACACGCCATTCTCCACCTGCTCTACGCACGTTTCTTCCACAAGCTGATGCGTGACGAAGGCCTGGTGAGTTCCAACGAGCCGTTCAAGAACCTGCTGACCCAAGGCATGGTGATCGCCGAGACTTACTATCGTCGCGAAGCCAACGGTGCCTACACCTGGTTCAACCCGAGCGACGTAGAACTGGAACGCGACAGCAAAGCCAAGGTCATCAGCGCCAAGCTGATCGCCGACGGCCTGCCGGTGGAAATCGGCGGCACTGAGAAAATGGCCAAGTCGAAGAACAACGGCGTCGACCCACAGTCGATGATCGACCAGTTCGGCGCCGACACCTGCCGCCTGTTCATGATGTTCGCCTCGCCACCTGACATGAGCGCCGAGTGGTCCGATTCGGGCGTCGAGGGCTCGCACCGCTTCCTCAAGCGCGTCTGGCGCCTGGCGCAAGCCCACGTCACCCAGGGCCTGCCGGGCAAACTGGACATCGCCAGCCTGAACGACGAGCACAAAGCCATTCGTCGCTCGATCCACCTGGCCATCAAGCAGGCCAGCCATGACGTCGGCCAGAACCACAAATTCAACACCGCCATCGCCCAGGTGATGACGCTGATGAACGTGCTGGAAAAAGCCGCGCAAGGCACCGAGCAGGATCGCGCTCTGATTCACGAAGGCCTGGAAGCCGTGACGTTGCTGCTGGCGCCGATCACCCCGCACATCAGCCACGAGCTGTGGAATCAACTGGGTCACGCCGACCCGGTGATTGACGCACGCTGGCCGGTGGTGGACGAAACCGCGCTGGTGCAGGACAGCCTGACCCTGGTCATCCAGGTCAACGGCAAGCTGCGCGGCCAGATCGAAATGCCGGCCGCCGCCACTCGCGAAGAAGTCGAAGCTGCTGCGCGGGCCAATGAAAACGTACTGCGCTTCGTCGATGGCCTGACGATTCGCAAAGTGATCGTCGTGCCCGGCAAGCTGGTCAACATCGTCGCAAGCTAA
- the arfA gene encoding alternative ribosome rescue factor ArfA codes for MSKKPSKHGPNKAKSIVAQPLFRSRQERPAKGKGSYRREAFQSDNWEASCFLAA; via the coding sequence ATGAGCAAAAAGCCATCCAAGCATGGCCCCAACAAGGCCAAGTCCATCGTCGCCCAGCCCCTGTTCCGCAGTCGCCAGGAACGACCCGCCAAGGGCAAAGGCAGCTACCGCCGCGAAGCCTTCCAGTCTGACAACTGGGAGGCTTCTTGCTTTCTGGCCGCTTGA
- a CDS encoding lytic murein transglycosylase, with translation MPFCLSHRWPLRQMIVAASVVLLVACAEKPTAADAQPLQTVPTVTAPAIVPPVVPTGEDLTIAPTQTFAQWQAGFRKEALASGIRGDLFDRAFIGVSPDMSVIKADRSQPEFARPVWEYLDGALSPLRVNKGKSLIQQNAQILQSIEQRYGVDREALVAVWGMESNFGQFQGSKSVINSLATLAYEGRRPGFAHAQLIAALQILQQGDISPEKMLGSWAGAMGQTQFIPTTYNTHAVDFDGDGRRDIWGSSTDALASTAHYLQSSGWQRGQPWGVEVDLAEGFDYTLADGTIRKPVSEWMRLGVSEYGSLPIAPDDKQLSASLLLPAGHRGPAFLIFDNFRAILKYNNSSSYALAVGLLSQRFTGAGLVYGQWPKEDLPLSRSERIELQTLLGKHNYDAGNPDGIIGANTRKAIRSAQQSFGWPADGYPTHQLLEALRSR, from the coding sequence ATGCCCTTCTGTCTTTCCCATCGTTGGCCACTGCGCCAAATGATTGTTGCCGCAAGCGTTGTCCTGCTTGTCGCCTGCGCCGAAAAACCTACTGCCGCCGACGCCCAACCGCTCCAGACAGTCCCCACCGTGACCGCTCCGGCGATCGTGCCGCCCGTGGTGCCGACCGGTGAAGACCTGACCATTGCGCCCACCCAGACCTTTGCGCAATGGCAGGCCGGGTTTCGCAAGGAGGCACTGGCTTCTGGGATCCGTGGCGATCTGTTCGATCGTGCGTTTATCGGGGTCAGTCCGGACATGAGCGTGATCAAGGCCGATCGCAGCCAGCCGGAATTCGCCCGCCCCGTGTGGGAATACCTCGATGGCGCGTTGTCGCCACTGCGGGTCAACAAAGGCAAGAGCCTGATCCAACAGAATGCCCAGATCCTGCAAAGCATCGAGCAGCGTTATGGCGTCGATCGCGAGGCGCTGGTGGCGGTGTGGGGCATGGAGAGCAACTTCGGCCAGTTCCAAGGCAGCAAGTCGGTGATCAACTCCCTGGCGACCCTGGCCTACGAAGGACGGCGCCCAGGGTTTGCCCATGCGCAACTGATCGCCGCGCTGCAGATCCTGCAGCAGGGCGATATCTCGCCAGAAAAAATGCTCGGTTCCTGGGCCGGCGCCATGGGCCAGACCCAGTTCATTCCCACCACGTACAATACCCATGCGGTGGATTTCGACGGCGACGGTCGCCGCGATATCTGGGGCAGCTCCACGGACGCCCTGGCCTCGACCGCGCACTACCTGCAAAGCTCCGGCTGGCAACGTGGCCAGCCGTGGGGGGTCGAGGTCGATCTCGCAGAGGGCTTCGACTACACACTGGCCGATGGCACGATCCGCAAGCCCGTCTCCGAATGGATGCGGCTGGGCGTCTCAGAATATGGCAGCTTGCCGATCGCCCCCGATGACAAGCAGCTGTCGGCGTCCCTGCTCCTGCCGGCCGGCCATCGCGGCCCGGCGTTCCTGATCTTTGATAACTTCCGCGCCATCCTCAAGTACAACAACTCATCGTCCTACGCCCTGGCGGTTGGGCTGTTGTCGCAGCGCTTCACCGGTGCCGGGTTGGTCTACGGCCAGTGGCCAAAAGAGGATCTGCCCCTGAGTCGCAGCGAACGCATCGAACTGCAGACCCTGCTGGGCAAGCACAACTACGACGCGGGCAACCCCGACGGCATCATCGGCGCCAACACCCGCAAGGCCATCCGCAGCGCCCAGCAGTCGTTCGGCTGGCCGGCGGACGGGTATCCGACGCACCAGTTGCTGGAGGCGTTGCGTAGCCGCTGA
- a CDS encoding HlyC/CorC family transporter: MSEDRSSSGQKSWLGKLTQAFAHEPKNRQELLELLRDAHQNKLLDSEALAIVEGAIQVADLQVRDIMVPRSQMVSIKATQTPREFLPAVVDSAHSRYPVVGESHDDVMGVLLAKDLLPLILQENGDSFNIKDLLRPATFVPESKRLNVLLREFRANHNHMAIVIDEYGGVAGLVTIEDVLEQIVGDIEDEHDVEEDSYIKPLPSGDFLIKALTPIENFNEFFDSQFSDDEFDTVGGLVMSAFGHLPKRNETTEIGAWRFRILNADSRRIHLLRLSPIGR; this comes from the coding sequence ATGAGCGAAGATCGATCGAGCAGCGGGCAAAAGTCATGGCTGGGCAAGCTCACCCAGGCTTTTGCCCATGAGCCGAAGAACCGCCAGGAGCTGCTGGAGCTGCTGCGCGATGCACACCAGAACAAACTGCTGGACAGCGAAGCGCTGGCCATCGTCGAAGGCGCCATCCAGGTCGCTGACCTGCAAGTGCGCGACATCATGGTCCCGCGCTCGCAGATGGTCAGCATCAAGGCGACCCAGACCCCTCGCGAATTCTTGCCCGCCGTGGTCGACTCCGCTCACTCGCGCTACCCGGTCGTCGGCGAGAGCCATGACGATGTCATGGGCGTGCTGCTGGCCAAGGACCTGCTACCGCTGATCCTTCAGGAAAACGGCGACAGCTTCAACATCAAGGATTTGCTGCGTCCGGCCACTTTCGTGCCCGAGTCCAAGCGCCTGAACGTGCTGCTGCGTGAATTCCGCGCCAACCACAACCACATGGCCATCGTCATCGACGAATACGGCGGCGTGGCCGGCCTGGTCACCATCGAAGACGTGCTCGAGCAGATCGTCGGCGACATCGAAGACGAACACGACGTCGAGGAAGACAGCTACATCAAGCCCCTGCCCAGCGGCGATTTCCTGATCAAGGCCCTGACGCCGATCGAGAACTTCAACGAATTTTTCGACAGCCAATTCTCCGACGATGAGTTCGACACTGTCGGCGGCCTGGTGATGAGCGCTTTCGGGCACCTGCCCAAGCGCAACGAAACCACGGAAATCGGCGCCTGGCGCTTCCGCATCCTGAATGCCGACAGCCGTCGGATTCACTTGCTGCGCCTGTCGCCCATTGGCCGATAA
- a CDS encoding YdcF family protein, with the protein MPFRYFIKQLLLPPGILLLLLALAWWWRHSRPRLARLCFAVGLGGFWLMSLPVVVQWSAKALEREPPLLRGEWATLAQRADAIVVLGSGRERGDPAWGADQPTGVGLERQRYAARLAKASGLPVLTTGGLHYGTPPSEAKLMADSMREDFGVNVRWQEGRSRTTWENAQMSAEILLPEGIKRVVVVTQAWHMPRSVWSFERAGFEVVPAPVGFLGADNARPLGGWMPEFKSIWQSGQLMNEAVGLVGYWLFYR; encoded by the coding sequence ATGCCGTTTCGCTATTTCATCAAACAACTTTTATTGCCGCCCGGCATTCTTTTGCTGCTGTTGGCGCTCGCCTGGTGGTGGCGCCATTCTCGGCCGCGCCTGGCCCGGCTGTGTTTCGCCGTGGGCCTGGGCGGTTTCTGGTTGATGAGCCTGCCGGTGGTGGTGCAGTGGAGCGCCAAGGCCTTGGAGCGTGAGCCGCCGCTGCTGCGCGGCGAATGGGCGACCCTGGCCCAGCGTGCCGACGCCATCGTGGTGCTGGGTTCCGGTCGCGAGCGCGGGGACCCGGCCTGGGGCGCCGACCAACCCACCGGGGTCGGCCTGGAGCGCCAGCGTTATGCGGCGCGGCTGGCCAAGGCTTCGGGCTTGCCCGTGCTGACCACCGGCGGCTTGCACTATGGCACCCCACCCAGCGAGGCCAAGTTGATGGCCGACTCGATGCGCGAGGATTTCGGCGTCAACGTGCGCTGGCAGGAAGGACGTAGCCGCACCACCTGGGAAAACGCCCAGATGAGCGCCGAGATCCTGTTGCCCGAAGGCATCAAGCGGGTTGTGGTGGTCACCCAGGCCTGGCACATGCCTCGGTCGGTCTGGAGTTTCGAGCGCGCGGGGTTTGAAGTGGTGCCGGCGCCGGTGGGTTTCCTGGGGGCGGACAACGCCCGGCCACTGGGCGGCTGGATGCCGGAGTTCAAGTCGATCTGGCAATCGGGGCAGTTGATGAATGAGGCGGTGGGGCTGGTGGGGTATTGGTTGTTCTACCGCTGA
- the lnt gene encoding apolipoprotein N-acyltransferase → MRWITRPGWPGNLLASAAGAITTLALAPFDLWPLALLAVGLFYAGLRELSPRQALGRGWCFGFGLFGAGTSWIYVSIHNFGGASVLLAGFLMLLFIAAIAWFFALPAWLWARWLRRNEAPLADALAFAALWLGQEAFRGWFLTGFPWLYSGYSQLNGPLAGLAPLGGMWLISFTLALTAALLYNAPRLIRTGRKGFIAAGMLLLIGPWVAGMALKGHAWTSPSGDPLSVAAIQGNIEQSMKWDPEQLNAQLALYRDMSFASKRVDLLIWPETAVPVLKESAQGYLDMMGSFAAERHSALITGVPIRQLVRHEKRYYNGITVTGEGDGTYLKQKLVPFGEYVPLQDILRGLIAFFDLPMSDFARGPADQPLLQAKGYQIAPFICYEVVYPEFAASLSARSDLLLTISNDTWFGTSIGPLQHLQMAQMRALEAGRWMIRATNNGVTGLINPFGQITAQIPQFERGILYGEVVPMHDLTPYLQWRSWPLIILCVLLLGWALMASRMARTV, encoded by the coding sequence ATGCGCTGGATAACCCGCCCCGGCTGGCCCGGTAACCTGCTGGCCTCGGCGGCCGGTGCGATCACCACCCTGGCCCTGGCGCCGTTCGACCTCTGGCCGCTGGCATTGCTGGCGGTCGGTTTGTTCTATGCCGGGCTGCGCGAGCTCTCGCCGCGCCAGGCCCTGGGCCGTGGCTGGTGTTTCGGCTTTGGCCTGTTCGGTGCCGGCACCAGTTGGATCTACGTCAGCATCCACAACTTCGGCGGCGCCTCGGTGCTGCTCGCCGGGTTCTTGATGCTGCTGTTCATCGCCGCCATCGCCTGGTTCTTCGCCCTGCCCGCCTGGCTGTGGGCGCGCTGGCTGCGCCGCAACGAGGCGCCGTTGGCCGACGCCCTGGCGTTCGCCGCGCTGTGGTTGGGCCAGGAAGCCTTCCGCGGCTGGTTCCTCACCGGGTTCCCCTGGCTGTATTCCGGCTACAGCCAGCTCAACGGCCCGCTGGCCGGCCTCGCGCCGCTGGGCGGGATGTGGCTGATCTCCTTCACCCTGGCCTTGACCGCCGCGCTGCTGTACAACGCGCCGCGGTTGATCCGCACCGGGCGCAAAGGTTTTATTGCCGCGGGCATGCTGTTGTTGATTGGTCCATGGGTGGCCGGCATGGCACTCAAGGGCCACGCCTGGACCAGCCCCTCGGGCGACCCGCTGAGCGTCGCGGCGATCCAGGGCAACATCGAACAAAGCATGAAGTGGGACCCCGAGCAGCTCAACGCGCAGTTGGCGCTGTACCGCGACATGAGCTTTGCATCCAAGCGCGTCGACCTGCTGATCTGGCCGGAAACCGCGGTGCCGGTGCTCAAGGAGTCTGCCCAGGGCTACCTGGACATGATGGGCAGCTTCGCCGCCGAGCGGCATTCGGCGTTGATTACCGGTGTGCCGATTCGCCAACTGGTGCGCCACGAGAAACGTTACTACAACGGCATCACGGTGACCGGCGAAGGTGACGGTACGTACTTGAAGCAAAAACTGGTGCCGTTTGGCGAATACGTGCCGCTACAGGACATCCTGCGCGGCCTGATCGCCTTCTTCGACCTGCCCATGTCGGACTTCGCCCGGGGCCCGGCCGACCAGCCGCTGCTGCAAGCCAAGGGTTACCAGATCGCGCCGTTCATCTGCTATGAAGTGGTCTACCCGGAATTTGCCGCCAGCCTGTCAGCACGCAGCGACCTGCTGCTGACCATCAGCAACGACACCTGGTTCGGCACCTCGATCGGTCCGTTGCAGCACCTGCAAATGGCCCAGATGCGCGCCCTGGAAGCCGGCCGCTGGATGATCCGCGCCACCAACAACGGCGTGACCGGCCTGATCAACCCTTTCGGCCAGATCACGGCACAGATCCCGCAATTCGAGCGCGGCATCCTCTACGGCGAAGTGGTGCCGATGCACGACCTGACGCCATACCTGCAATGGCGCTCATGGCCGTTGATCATCTTGTGCGTGTTGCTGCTGGGCTGGGCGTTGATGGCGAGCCGGATGGCCAGGACGGTTTAA
- the holA gene encoding DNA polymerase III subunit delta has translation MKLAPAQLGKHLQGALAPVYIISGDDPLLCQEAADAIRTAARQQGFDERQVFAADASFDWGTLLQAGASMSLFAEKRLLELRLPSGKPGDKGAAALIEYCSRPAEDTVLLISLPKLDGSAQKTKWGKALVEGQQTQFVQIWPVDVSQLPSWIRQRLSQAGLSASQDAVELIAARVEGNLLAAAQEIEKLKLMAEGGQITVETVQAAVADSARFDVFGLTDAILNGEAAHALRMLEGLRGEGVEPPVILWALARELRLLANLSLQYSQGVPLDKAFSQARPPVWDKRKPLMSKALQRYSASRWAQLLLEAQRIDAQIKGQAAGSPWMSLSRLSLLMAGQRLTLPAE, from the coding sequence ATGAAGCTCGCTCCCGCCCAACTCGGCAAACACCTGCAAGGCGCCCTCGCGCCGGTCTACATCATCAGTGGCGATGACCCACTGCTGTGCCAGGAAGCCGCCGACGCCATCCGCACTGCTGCACGCCAGCAAGGCTTCGACGAACGCCAGGTCTTCGCCGCCGACGCCAGTTTCGACTGGGGCACGCTGCTGCAGGCCGGGGCGAGCATGTCGTTGTTCGCCGAAAAACGCCTGCTGGAACTGCGTTTGCCGTCCGGCAAACCCGGTGACAAAGGCGCCGCCGCGCTGATCGAATATTGCTCACGGCCCGCCGAGGACACCGTGCTGCTCATCAGCTTGCCGAAGCTCGACGGCAGCGCGCAAAAGACCAAATGGGGCAAGGCCCTGGTCGAAGGCCAACAGACCCAGTTCGTGCAGATCTGGCCGGTGGATGTCAGCCAGCTGCCCAGTTGGATCCGCCAGCGCCTGTCCCAGGCCGGCCTCTCGGCCAGCCAGGACGCCGTGGAACTGATTGCCGCCCGGGTCGAAGGCAACCTGCTGGCCGCCGCCCAGGAAATCGAAAAGCTCAAGCTGATGGCCGAGGGCGGGCAGATCACCGTGGAAACGGTGCAGGCTGCCGTGGCCGACAGTGCGCGCTTCGATGTCTTCGGGCTGACCGATGCGATCCTCAACGGTGAGGCCGCCCATGCCCTGCGCATGCTCGAAGGGCTGCGGGGCGAAGGCGTCGAGCCGCCGGTGATTCTCTGGGCCCTGGCCCGGGAGTTGCGCCTGCTGGCCAACCTGTCCCTGCAATACAGCCAGGGCGTACCGCTGGACAAGGCCTTCAGCCAGGCCCGCCCGCCGGTGTGGGACAAACGCAAACCGCTGATGAGCAAGGCCCTGCAACGCTATTCCGCATCGCGCTGGGCACAACTGCTGCTCGAAGCCCAGCGCATCGATGCGCAGATCAAGGGCCAGGCTGCCGGCTCACCGTGGATGAGCCTCAGTCGCTTGTCGCTGTTGATGGCTGGGCAGCGGTTGACGCTGCCAGCTGAATAA